Proteins from a single region of Pseudorasbora parva isolate DD20220531a chromosome 22, ASM2467924v1, whole genome shotgun sequence:
- the LOC137058549 gene encoding mucin-3B-like, which yields MLLTRYSHTTHTLPTRYPQVIHTLLTCYPQVIHTLLTRYPQVIHTLLTRYPQVIHTLLTDYPQVIHTLLTDYPQVIHTLASGYPHATHTLHTRYSHVTHTLLTRYPRFPHATHVIHKLLTLPTLSTHYSHTTHTLPTGYPHAIHTLLTRYPQVIHTLLTDYPQVIHTLLTGYPQDIHTLLTRYPQVTHTLLTHYPQDIHTLLTRYPQATQTLHTRYSHVTHTLPTFSTCYSRYPHTTHVTHVIHTLLTRYPQVIHTLPTDYPRATHTLPTGYPHATHVTLWLSTRYPQVIHTLPTGYPHVTHRLSTRYSHVTHRLSTRYSHVTHTLLARYPHIIHTLLTHYHQVIHTLPTHYSHVTHTLLTRYPQVIHTLLMLHTLSTRYSCYTRYPHVTHVNHRLSTRYSCYPQVIHTLLTR from the exons ATGTTACTCACACGCTACTCACACACTACCCACACGCTACCCACACGCTACCCTCAGGTTATCCACACGCTACTCACATGTTACCCTCAGGTTATCCACACGCTACTCACACGTTACCCACAGGTTATCCACACGCTACTCACTCGTTACCCACAGGTTATCCACACGCTACTGACAGACTACCCACAGGTTATCCACACGCTACTGACAGACTACCCACAGGTTATCCACACGCTAGCCTCAGGTTATCCACACGCTACTCACACGTTACACACACGCTACTCACACGTTACCCACACGCTACTCACACGTTACCCACGTTTTCCACACGCTACTCACGTTATCCACAAGCTACTCACGTTACCCACGTTATCCACACACTACTCACACACTACTCACACGCTACCCACAGGTTATCCACACGCTATCCACACGCTACTCACACGCTACCCACAGGTTATCCACACGCTACTGACGGACTACCCACAGGTTATCCACACGCTACTCACAGGTTACCCACAGGATATCCACACGCTGCTCACACGTTACCCACAGGTTACCCACACGCTACTCACACATTACCCACAGGATATCCACACGCTACTCACACGTTACCCACAGGCTACTCAGACATTACACACACGCTACTCACACGTTACCCACACGCTACCCACCTTTTCCACATGCTACTCACGTTATCCACACACTACTCACGTTACCCACGTTATCCACACACTACTCACACGCTACCCACAGGTTATCCACACGCTACCCACAGATTACCCACGCGCTACTCACACATTACCCACAGGTTATCCACACGCTACTCACGTCACGTTGTGGTTATCCACACGCTACCCACAGGTTATCCACACGCTACCCACAGGTTATCCACACGTTACCCACAGGTTATCCACACGCTACTCACACGTTACCCACAGGTTATCCACACGCTACTCACAC GTTACCCACACACTACTCGCACGTTACCCACACATTATTCACACGCTTCTCACACATTACCACCAG GTTATCCACACGTTACCCACACACTACTCACACGTTACCCACACTCTTCTTACACGTTACCCACAGGTTATTCATACGCTACTCATGTTACACACGTTATCCACACGCTACTCATGTTACACACGTTATCCGCACGTTACTCACGTTAACCACAGGTTATCCACACGTTACTCATGTTACCCACAGGTTATCCACACGCTACTCACACGTTAA